A region of the Pseudarthrobacter phenanthrenivorans Sphe3 genome:
CTGGATGAAGAGCGTGCTGACGGGCGCGGTATCCGGCAGACGGTAGTCTGTACGGCGTGCGACTTGTGATAGCCCGATGCTCCGTTGATTACGTTGGCCGGCTTAAAGCCCATCTCCCGCTGGCCACCAGGCTCCTGCTGGTGAAGGCCGACGGCTCCGTCCTGGTGCATTCCGACGGCGGTTCCTACAAGCCGCTCAACTGGATGAGCCCGCCGGCGACGCTGCGGGTCTCCTCCCCCGAGGACGTGGATCTTGAACTGGGAGTCATGGAGCAGTGGACGGTGCAGTCGGCCAAGACCGATGACCGCCTCATCATCAACATCCACGAAAAACTCGACGAGTCGTCCCACGATCTCGGCGTGGACCCGGGGCTGATCAAGGACGGCGTGGAGGCGGACCTTCAGAGGCTCCTGGCTGAACAGATAGAGACCCTGGGAAGCGGCTATTCACTCATCCGCCGCGAGTACTTCACCGCCATCGGCCCGGTGGACATCTTGGCGCGTGATGCGGACGGCGGCACCGTAGCCATCGAGCTGAAGCGCCGCGGCGACATCGACGGCGTGGAGCAGCTGACCCGTTACCTTGAGTTGCTGAACCGTGATCCGCTGCTTGCCCCGGTCCGCGGAATCTTTGCCGCCCAGCAGATCAAGCCGCAGGCAAAAGTGCTCGCGAACGACCGCGGAATCGATTGCATCACTTTGGACTATGACGCAATGCGCGGTGTGGACGACAGCGAATCCCGGCTTTTCTGAGCCGGAAGGCAACCGGGACTTCCCTACCCGGTTGAATAAGCCCCTGACGTGCGCATTAACCTGCAATTTGGACAAAATTTAGCCAATTTGACGCCCGAACCGTTGACCTGCGGGAATGGGCGTGAAATTCTTATCTCAGTCTTTGTGTAGGTGTTTTTCATGCTCGCAAGACATGTTGCGAGCGCGAAGCTCCTGCAGCACCGGAACCCTTTCCCGGGTGTCCGGTAATCAGGATTCTTCTCGCGGAGTGACCAAGGCCGGTACGAGGTGTGCCGATCTTAAAAAGTTCCACAATGAGGAGAAATAAATGGCACAGGGAACCGTCAAGTGGTTCAACGCTGAAAAGGGCTTCGGCTTCATTACCCCGGATGATTCGGATGGGGACGTTTTCGTTCACTACTCCGAAATCCAGACCGGCGG
Encoded here:
- the nucS gene encoding endonuclease NucS: MRLVIARCSVDYVGRLKAHLPLATRLLLVKADGSVLVHSDGGSYKPLNWMSPPATLRVSSPEDVDLELGVMEQWTVQSAKTDDRLIINIHEKLDESSHDLGVDPGLIKDGVEADLQRLLAEQIETLGSGYSLIRREYFTAIGPVDILARDADGGTVAIELKRRGDIDGVEQLTRYLELLNRDPLLAPVRGIFAAQQIKPQAKVLANDRGIDCITLDYDAMRGVDDSESRLF
- a CDS encoding cold-shock protein, encoding MAQGTVKWFNAEKGFGFITPDDSDGDVFVHYSEIQTGGFKTLDENQRVQFEIGQGAKGPQATGVTVV